A single Balneolaceae bacterium DNA region contains:
- a CDS encoding uracil-DNA glycosylase has protein sequence MKSPQELIDGIIRFIENEREVYGDFAASAPSPAAPENTAADTDTASDSGEKSGDADPADTPDDSASDADLAGAASSGSAPGVTRSTRSSTGGTRRRSSSGGALDPQEGLFEEDASRDVYQSIGRCSSLGELRQLCAQAEVLRTDLPDTNMVFGVGNAEADLMLIGEAPGAEEDKQGEPFVGAAGQLLNKILAAIDFEREDVYIANILKHRPPNNRNPLPEERERSLPFLLKQIELIQPKLILCLGKTAAQTLLENNDSLSSMRGTFHSYRGRYELLATYHPAALLRHEKWKRPTWEDVQKLRRRYDELGGKP, from the coding sequence ATGAAATCACCGCAAGAGCTGATCGACGGTATCATCCGTTTTATTGAAAACGAGCGGGAGGTCTACGGCGATTTCGCGGCATCGGCTCCCTCCCCCGCAGCTCCCGAAAACACCGCAGCTGACACCGACACTGCCTCCGACTCCGGGGAGAAGAGCGGGGATGCTGATCCGGCCGATACCCCGGATGACTCCGCATCCGACGCCGACCTGGCAGGAGCCGCTTCGAGCGGCTCCGCTCCCGGCGTCACCCGATCCACACGGAGCTCCACGGGCGGCACCCGCCGGCGCTCATCCTCCGGCGGCGCCCTGGATCCCCAGGAGGGCCTCTTCGAGGAGGACGCCTCCCGCGACGTCTACCAAAGCATCGGCCGGTGCAGCTCGCTAGGAGAACTCAGGCAGCTCTGTGCGCAGGCGGAGGTGCTGCGCACCGACCTGCCCGACACCAACATGGTTTTCGGCGTGGGCAACGCCGAGGCCGATCTGATGCTCATCGGCGAAGCGCCCGGGGCCGAGGAGGACAAGCAGGGCGAGCCCTTCGTGGGGGCCGCCGGCCAGCTGCTCAACAAAATCCTGGCCGCCATTGATTTCGAGCGCGAGGACGTCTACATCGCCAACATCCTCAAGCACCGTCCTCCCAACAACCGCAATCCCCTGCCCGAGGAGCGCGAGCGCAGCCTGCCCTTCCTGCTCAAGCAGATCGAGCTCATCCAGCCCAAACTCATTCTCTGTCTGGGCAAGACCGCCGCCCAGACGCTGCTGGAGAACAACGACTCCCTCAGCAGCATGCGGGGTACATTCCATTCCTACCGCGGCAGATACGAGCTGCTGGCCACCTACCATCCCGCCGCCCTCCTCCGCCACGAAAAGTGGAAGCGTCCCACCTGGGAAGACGTGCAGAAGCTCCGCAGGCGATACGACGAACTGGGCGGCAAACCCTGA
- the fabD gene encoding ACP S-malonyltransferase, protein MSTACLFPGQGSQSVGMGSEHHASSAGFREYCDRANRALGFDLTEIMFEGPEEKLRQTEYTQPAIFVHSVALYRTLDLSPDMVAGHSLGEFSALVACGATGFEETLRVVRRRGELMQQAGESRPGTMAAVIGMDDEAVEEVCAQASSQTGKEVVAANYNCPGQLVISGYVEAVEKAVELAGEAGCRLAKVLPVSGAFHSSLMQPAYEGLESVLQELAIATPDCPIYSNYTARPTRDPDEIRQNLLNQLLNPVRWTQTLQNMHADGARRFVEVGPGRVLQGLVKRTLDEVDMEGHQ, encoded by the coding sequence ATGAGCACTGCCTGCCTATTTCCGGGACAGGGATCGCAGTCCGTGGGCATGGGCTCTGAACACCACGCGTCCAGCGCCGGCTTCCGCGAGTACTGCGATCGCGCCAACCGCGCGCTCGGCTTCGACCTGACCGAGATTATGTTCGAGGGACCCGAGGAGAAACTCAGGCAGACCGAGTATACCCAGCCCGCCATCTTCGTGCATTCGGTGGCTCTCTACCGGACACTGGACCTTTCGCCCGACATGGTGGCCGGTCACAGCCTGGGCGAATTTTCGGCCCTGGTGGCCTGCGGCGCCACCGGTTTTGAGGAGACCCTGCGTGTGGTTCGCCGCCGTGGGGAACTCATGCAGCAGGCCGGGGAGAGCCGGCCCGGCACCATGGCCGCCGTCATCGGCATGGACGACGAAGCGGTGGAGGAGGTCTGCGCGCAGGCCAGCAGCCAGACCGGGAAGGAAGTGGTTGCCGCCAACTACAACTGCCCGGGGCAGCTCGTGATCTCGGGCTACGTGGAAGCGGTGGAGAAGGCCGTGGAGCTGGCCGGGGAGGCGGGATGCCGCCTGGCCAAGGTGCTTCCCGTAAGCGGCGCTTTTCACTCTTCGCTGATGCAGCCGGCCTACGAGGGACTCGAATCGGTGTTGCAGGAGCTGGCCATAGCGACCCCGGACTGCCCCATTTACAGCAATTACACCGCCCGCCCGACGCGTGACCCGGATGAAATACGCCAGAACCTGCTGAACCAGCTGCTCAACCCGGTGCGATGGACCCAGACGCTTCAGAACATGCACGCCGACGGGGCGCGCCGCTTTGTGGAGGTTGGTCCCGGCCGCGTGCTCCAGGGTCTTGTAAAACGCACCTTGGACGAGGTGGACATGGAGGGACACCAGTAG
- the rpmF gene encoding 50S ribosomal protein L32, translated as MAHPKRRHSKSRKNKRRAHHSIGEPTLAECNNCGSYHRYHHACPDCGFYRGRQVVNAQN; from the coding sequence ATGGCACATCCAAAACGCAGACACTCCAAATCCCGCAAGAACAAGCGGCGGGCGCATCACAGCATCGGCGAGCCCACCCTGGCGGAATGCAATAACTGCGGGTCCTATCACCGTTACCACCACGCCTGCCCCGACTGCGGTTTCTACCGGGGCCGGCAGGTCGTCAACGCCCAAAATTAA
- the fabG gene encoding 3-oxoacyl-[acyl-carrier-protein] reductase: MITLEGKNALVTGGSRGIGRAIALRLAKYGANVALTYVSSADAAEEVAEEIRDMGCKAKALQADAVNYERAEEVVGEVTDDWGQLDILVNNAGITRDNLILRMSEEQWDEVIDTNLKSIFNYSKAAAKPMMRARGGSIINISSVVGLSGNAGQSNYAASKAGIVGFTKSYAKELASRNIRANVVAPGYIVTEMTDSLDEKVLEAIREETPLGRAGEAVEVADAVAFLASGLSGYVTGEVLRVDGGMAM; encoded by the coding sequence ATGATAACGCTGGAAGGAAAGAATGCACTGGTAACCGGCGGCAGCCGGGGCATCGGACGTGCCATCGCCCTGCGCCTGGCCAAATACGGGGCCAACGTGGCCCTCACCTACGTAAGCTCGGCCGATGCCGCCGAAGAGGTGGCAGAAGAGATCCGCGACATGGGATGCAAGGCCAAAGCCCTGCAGGCCGATGCGGTGAACTATGAGCGGGCCGAAGAGGTCGTAGGTGAGGTGACCGACGACTGGGGACAGCTCGACATCCTGGTCAACAACGCCGGCATCACCCGCGACAACCTCATCCTGCGCATGAGCGAGGAGCAGTGGGACGAGGTCATCGACACCAACCTCAAGAGCATTTTCAACTACAGCAAGGCCGCCGCCAAACCCATGATGCGGGCACGCGGGGGCTCCATCATCAACATCAGTTCGGTGGTGGGACTCTCCGGAAACGCCGGGCAGAGCAACTACGCCGCCTCCAAGGCGGGCATCGTGGGCTTCACCAAATCCTACGCCAAGGAACTGGCCTCGCGGAACATCCGCGCCAACGTGGTGGCGCCCGGTTATATCGTCACCGAGATGACCGACAGCCTGGACGAGAAGGTGCTGGAGGCCATCAGGGAGGAGACGCCCCTGGGACGCGCGGGCGAAGCCGTGGAGGTGGCCGATGCGGTCGCCTTTCTGGCCTCCGGCCTGAGCGGATACGTCACGGGCGAGGTGCTCCGCGTGGACGGCGGCATGGCCATGTAG
- the fabF gene encoding beta-ketoacyl-ACP synthase II: MSDRRVVITGIGALTPVGKTAPEFWNGLVSGANGVRNIEHFDTEDFPTKFAAQIPEYDESDYFDRKEARRMDKVCQYAMVAADEALEDTGLDFEQVDKDEVAVIVGTGIGGMITFYDQAISFHEHGPRGVSPFFIPMLIPDMLAGQISIKYGFKGPNFCAVSACATGSHNIGLAYDAIRHGQCDMAISGGSEAPVSRIGVAGFNSMRAMSTRNDSPSTASRPFDKNRDGFVLGEGSAMLFLEEYEHAKARDARIYGEIVGYGFSADAYHITAPDPDGEGVILAMNRALDSAEIETTDIEHINLHGTSTPLGDIAESNSIKKVFGDHAYEMNLNSTKSMTGHTLGAAGAVESLATILAIYHGIIPPTINYDTEDPECDLNYTVNESVVRDITYALNNAFGFGGHNTSLVFKKYEA; this comes from the coding sequence ATGTCTGATCGCAGAGTAGTAATTACCGGAATCGGTGCTCTTACCCCTGTCGGTAAGACAGCACCCGAGTTCTGGAACGGGCTGGTATCCGGTGCCAACGGGGTCCGAAATATCGAGCACTTCGATACGGAGGATTTCCCCACCAAGTTTGCAGCCCAGATTCCCGAATACGACGAATCCGACTACTTCGACCGGAAGGAGGCTCGCCGCATGGACAAGGTGTGCCAGTACGCCATGGTGGCGGCCGACGAGGCTCTGGAGGATACCGGGCTCGATTTCGAGCAGGTGGACAAGGACGAGGTGGCGGTCATCGTAGGCACCGGAATCGGGGGGATGATCACCTTCTACGATCAGGCCATCTCCTTCCACGAGCACGGGCCGAGGGGCGTTTCCCCCTTCTTCATTCCCATGCTCATTCCCGACATGCTGGCCGGCCAGATCTCCATCAAGTACGGCTTCAAGGGACCTAATTTCTGCGCGGTCAGCGCCTGCGCCACGGGCTCCCACAACATCGGCCTGGCCTACGATGCCATCCGGCACGGCCAGTGCGATATGGCCATATCCGGCGGCTCGGAAGCCCCGGTCTCCCGCATCGGCGTGGCGGGCTTCAACTCCATGAGGGCCATGTCCACACGCAACGATTCGCCCTCAACGGCCTCGCGGCCTTTTGACAAGAACCGTGACGGTTTCGTGCTGGGCGAAGGATCGGCCATGCTCTTCCTGGAAGAGTACGAGCATGCCAAGGCGCGGGACGCCCGTATCTACGGGGAGATTGTGGGTTACGGCTTCTCGGCCGACGCCTACCATATCACCGCGCCGGACCCCGACGGGGAAGGCGTGATACTGGCCATGAACCGCGCCCTCGATTCGGCGGAGATCGAGACCACCGACATCGAGCACATCAATCTGCACGGCACTTCAACGCCGCTGGGTGACATCGCCGAAAGCAACTCTATCAAGAAAGTATTCGGGGATCACGCCTACGAGATGAACCTCAACTCCACCAAGTCGATGACCGGCCATACGCTGGGCGCCGCAGGGGCCGTGGAGTCCCTGGCGACCATTCTGGCCATCTACCACGGGATCATTCCGCCCACCATCAACTACGACACGGAAGACCCCGAGTGCGACCTCAACTACACGGTCAACGAATCGGTGGTGCGCGACATCACCTACGCCCTTAACAACGCCTTCGGCTTCGGGGGTCACAACACCTCCCTGGTATTCAAGAAGTACGAAGCCTGA
- a CDS encoding DUF177 domain-containing protein, which produces MSKLTFNIVDIPDGQSRRAVELEADDLDLSPYDFKGGSVDLEFYRTLHFIRVNFTVHTGVELVCDRSLKPFVLPVDDRFQVVFKVDVQEETEDEDGAVRRFNFSSNTLTIEDEVRDTIMLNIPMQKFHPDYLDEEGRPKDFETKSFGDVREGQEEEKPVDPRWEKLKELKN; this is translated from the coding sequence ATGTCCAAGCTTACGTTCAACATCGTCGATATACCGGACGGTCAGAGCCGGCGCGCGGTTGAACTGGAGGCGGATGACCTGGATCTGTCCCCCTACGATTTTAAGGGTGGAAGCGTGGATCTGGAGTTCTATCGCACCCTCCATTTTATCCGTGTGAATTTCACCGTGCATACCGGCGTTGAACTGGTGTGCGACCGTTCGCTCAAGCCTTTTGTGCTTCCGGTGGACGACCGGTTCCAGGTGGTGTTCAAGGTGGACGTGCAAGAGGAGACGGAAGACGAAGATGGGGCGGTTCGCCGCTTCAATTTTTCCTCCAACACCCTCACCATCGAGGACGAAGTCCGCGATACTATCATGCTGAACATACCCATGCAGAAGTTTCATCCGGATTACCTGGATGAGGAGGGCAGGCCGAAGGATTTCGAGACGAAATCCTTCGGGGATGTCCGGGAAGGGCAGGAGGAGGAGAAGCCTGTGGATCCCCGCTGGGAGAAGCTGAAGGAATTGAAGAATTAA
- a CDS encoding beta-ketoacyl-ACP synthase III: MSDSIRAKITAVGHHLPEDRLTNRDLEEMVETNDEWIQSRTGISERRILKDSDKATAFMGTRAAQEALDRRGMKASELDAIIFATVTPDYLFPATACLVQERLGADNAFGFDLSAACSGFLFALSTGATYVESGRCEKVMVIGADKMSSIVDYEDRSTCILFGDGAGAVILEPSDDGHGIIDFVQHVEGDTARSLYQPAGGSLNPASEETVRKRMHYAKQDGRTVFKRAIVGMADVSLEIMRRNGLEADDVAWLVPHQANKRIIDATARRMGLDESKVMVNIDKYGNTTAATIPLCLYDWGGELVPGDNIILSAFGGGYTWGAIYLTWGITS; this comes from the coding sequence ATGTCCGATTCCATTCGCGCCAAGATTACCGCGGTAGGACATCATTTGCCGGAGGACCGTCTTACCAACCGCGACCTGGAAGAGATGGTTGAGACAAACGACGAATGGATCCAATCCCGCACCGGCATCAGCGAACGGCGCATATTAAAGGATTCTGACAAAGCTACCGCCTTTATGGGCACCCGGGCGGCACAGGAGGCCCTCGACCGTCGGGGGATGAAGGCTTCCGAACTGGACGCCATCATCTTCGCCACCGTTACCCCGGATTACCTCTTTCCCGCTACGGCCTGCCTGGTGCAGGAGCGGCTGGGAGCTGACAACGCCTTTGGATTCGACCTGTCGGCCGCCTGCTCCGGTTTTCTCTTCGCCCTCTCCACCGGCGCCACCTACGTGGAATCCGGACGCTGCGAGAAGGTGATGGTGATCGGCGCCGACAAGATGAGTTCCATTGTCGACTATGAAGATCGGTCCACCTGCATCCTTTTCGGCGACGGGGCCGGAGCAGTAATCCTGGAACCCTCCGACGACGGCCACGGCATCATCGATTTTGTGCAGCATGTGGAGGGCGACACTGCCCGCTCACTCTACCAGCCGGCCGGCGGCAGCCTAAATCCCGCCAGCGAGGAGACCGTACGCAAGCGCATGCACTATGCCAAGCAGGACGGGCGCACCGTTTTCAAGAGGGCCATCGTTGGCATGGCGGACGTCTCCCTGGAGATCATGAGGCGCAACGGACTGGAGGCTGATGACGTAGCCTGGCTGGTTCCGCACCAGGCCAACAAGCGCATCATCGACGCCACCGCGCGGCGCATGGGACTGGACGAAAGCAAGGTTATGGTCAACATTGACAAATACGGCAACACCACCGCCGCCACCATTCCGCTCTGTCTCTACGACTGGGGCGGGGAGCTTGTGCCGGGCGACAATATTATATTGTCTGCATTCGGCGGTGGTTACACCTGGGGCGCCATTTACCTAACATGGGGGATCACATCATGA
- the plsX gene encoding phosphate acyltransferase PlsX, whose amino-acid sequence MIIAVDAVGGDHYPQHPVEGALKALEENNDLQLLLLGPGQMIREELSRHPDAGDRLTVQDAPQVIGMDEAPAQAVKSKQKSSIALGLGLHAKGRCQAFVSAGNTGALLAASTLILGKLEGVHRPTITANYPTVKGFRPLLDVGANLEMRPEMYRQFAIMGCIYAETMLGVEEPTVGLLNVGEEEEKGTEGLKKAYRELRSLPQFIGNVEGRDIFPAKADVFLCDGLIGNILLKFGESIPGALQQFVGKAVKKAGLDREQAAQVTGVLKGALAEFQHETIGGIPFLGVDGVSMVGHGGSSPTAIKNMILEAVKCVENNVNDRIVASLNE is encoded by the coding sequence ATGATTATTGCTGTCGATGCCGTTGGGGGCGACCACTATCCCCAGCATCCGGTTGAAGGGGCCCTGAAGGCCCTGGAAGAAAACAACGACCTGCAGCTGCTGCTGCTCGGACCCGGGCAGATGATCCGCGAGGAACTTTCCCGGCACCCCGACGCGGGCGACCGCCTCACCGTACAGGACGCTCCCCAAGTCATCGGTATGGACGAGGCTCCCGCCCAGGCGGTCAAGTCGAAACAGAAGTCGTCCATTGCGCTGGGACTCGGCCTGCACGCCAAAGGCCGCTGCCAGGCCTTCGTGAGCGCCGGCAACACCGGCGCCCTGCTGGCCGCCTCCACTCTTATCCTGGGCAAGCTGGAGGGCGTGCACCGCCCCACCATCACGGCCAACTACCCCACCGTCAAAGGATTCCGCCCGCTGCTGGATGTGGGTGCCAACCTGGAAATGCGTCCCGAAATGTACCGGCAGTTCGCCATCATGGGATGCATCTACGCCGAAACCATGCTGGGGGTGGAGGAACCGACTGTGGGACTGCTGAACGTGGGCGAGGAAGAGGAGAAGGGAACCGAAGGACTCAAGAAGGCCTACCGTGAGCTCCGTTCCCTCCCGCAGTTCATCGGCAACGTAGAGGGTCGCGACATCTTTCCGGCGAAAGCGGACGTCTTTCTCTGCGACGGTCTCATCGGCAACATCCTTCTTAAGTTCGGGGAGTCCATTCCTGGCGCCCTGCAGCAGTTTGTGGGCAAGGCCGTCAAAAAGGCGGGGCTGGACCGCGAGCAGGCCGCGCAGGTTACCGGCGTCCTCAAGGGCGCTCTCGCGGAATTCCAGCACGAAACCATCGGGGGCATTCCATTCCTCGGCGTCGACGGCGTCAGCATGGTCGGACACGGCGGAAGCTCTCCCACGGCCATCAAGAACATGATTCTGGAGGCCGTCAAATGTGTGGAGAACAACGTCAACGACCGCATTGTCGCTTCCTTAAACGAATAA
- a CDS encoding acyl carrier protein: MSQDVESKVKAIIVDKLGVDESEVAHEANFTNDLGADSLDTVELIMEFEKEFDISIPDEDAENIATVGDAVEYLQSKVS; this comes from the coding sequence ATGTCTCAAGACGTTGAATCCAAAGTGAAAGCCATCATCGTTGACAAGCTTGGCGTCGATGAATCGGAGGTGGCCCACGAAGCCAACTTTACCAACGACCTGGGTGCCGATTCCCTCGACACCGTCGAACTGATCATGGAGTTCGAGAAGGAGTTTGACATCAGCATCCCGGACGAAGATGCAGAAAATATTGCAACCGTCGGAGACGCTGTCGAATATCTCCAGAGCAAGGTATCCTAA
- a CDS encoding deoxynucleoside kinase — protein sequence MSSESTESKSSGESKDGERNTRFIAIAGNIGAGKSSLTGLLARHFGWDAFYESVDDNPYLADFYEDMRRWSFNLQIYFLSSRFRHQKEMLEKDHSFVQDRTIYEDVEIFAKNLHEMGLMADRDYQNYEALFEEMTRFLKPPNLLIYLRAQVPTLVRQIQQRGRDYENSIRIEYLERLNRLYEDWIDRYRHEKLIIDTDDLDFVNEEEDLGRVIELVEQRLFGLFN from the coding sequence ATGAGCAGCGAAAGCACCGAGTCGAAGAGCAGCGGGGAATCGAAGGACGGCGAGAGAAATACCAGGTTCATCGCCATTGCAGGCAACATAGGCGCGGGCAAATCCTCCCTCACCGGACTGCTGGCCCGCCACTTCGGATGGGATGCCTTCTACGAGTCGGTAGACGACAACCCCTACCTGGCCGACTTTTACGAGGACATGCGGCGCTGGAGCTTCAACCTGCAGATCTATTTCCTGTCCAGCCGCTTTCGCCACCAGAAGGAGATGCTGGAGAAGGATCACAGCTTTGTGCAGGACCGCACCATCTACGAAGACGTAGAGATTTTTGCCAAGAATCTCCATGAAATGGGTCTCATGGCCGACCGCGACTACCAGAACTACGAGGCCCTCTTCGAGGAGATGACCCGCTTCCTGAAGCCTCCCAACCTGCTGATCTACCTGAGGGCCCAGGTGCCCACGCTGGTGCGCCAGATCCAGCAGCGGGGCCGCGACTACGAAAACTCCATCCGTATCGAGTACCTGGAGCGCCTCAACCGGCTTTACGAAGACTGGATCGACCGCTACCGGCACGAAAAGCTGATCATCGACACCGACGATCTCGATTTTGTGAACGAGGAGGAGGACCTGGGACGGGTAATAGAACTGGTGGAACAACGTTTATTTGGCCTGTTTAATTGA
- the rnc gene encoding ribonuclease III: MLERFRSYFKGGRGESLELDNRKRVEKLERIIGLDAGDPFLYVRALQHRSILADESYSETDSYERLEFLGDAVLDLIVSEIIFERFPDEDEGFLTKLRAKLVRGEALADYAMGLGLNKLMVIGERARGQGIELSKSVLADVFESLVGAIYVDHGYMEAYRFSREVIEREADFDKLIGTLDNYKSMLLEWAQARQLAIPTYQVTDERGPGHDKTFEVKVMVDGEERGTGSGKSKKEAEQHAARHALRLLEGE; this comes from the coding sequence ATGCTCGAGCGTTTCCGTTCATACTTTAAAGGCGGACGCGGCGAATCGCTTGAACTCGATAACCGCAAGCGCGTAGAGAAACTGGAAAGGATCATCGGCCTGGATGCCGGAGATCCTTTTTTATATGTGCGTGCCCTGCAGCACCGCTCCATACTCGCCGATGAGAGCTACTCGGAAACCGATTCCTATGAGCGCCTGGAATTCCTGGGCGACGCCGTTCTCGACCTTATCGTCTCGGAGATCATATTCGAACGATTTCCCGACGAGGACGAAGGCTTCCTGACCAAGCTGCGGGCCAAGCTGGTACGCGGAGAGGCCCTGGCCGACTACGCCATGGGACTGGGCCTGAACAAGCTGATGGTGATCGGCGAGCGGGCAAGGGGACAGGGCATCGAGCTATCCAAAAGCGTGCTCGCCGACGTATTCGAGTCGCTGGTGGGCGCCATCTACGTAGATCACGGCTACATGGAGGCCTACCGGTTCTCCCGGGAGGTTATCGAGCGCGAGGCCGATTTTGACAAGCTCATCGGCACGCTGGACAACTATAAAAGCATGCTGCTGGAGTGGGCGCAGGCCCGCCAGCTCGCCATACCCACCTACCAGGTGACCGACGAGCGTGGACCCGGCCACGACAAGACCTTCGAGGTGAAGGTGATGGTGGATGGGGAGGAGCGTGGAACCGGATCGGGCAAGAGCAAGAAGGAGGCCGAGCAGCACGCCGCGCGCCACGCACTGCGCCTGCTGGAAGGGGAATAA
- the dnaB gene encoding replicative DNA helicase, with the protein MAADKASQYNNRSENDALEQQGRVPPQATEVEEAVLGAMLIEHEAATVALQMLSSGDFYKQSHRHIFEVLHDLYEKDNPLDLITVENELRDRGLLDACGGTGYLSELTRSVSSAANIDYHAQIIAEKATKRNLILNCTDIIKEAYDSASDPYDVLDRAEQRIFDLANAKHRAQAKPIGDVLKDTLSYLEDIRGKPSGVTGVPTGLDIDKMTAGWQNGDMIIIAARPSMGKTAFVLTTARNAALHQDPKLQTKVAIFSLEMSNQSLVQRLLTMEARINSQSARSGRLNDEEFKRLIDAAGRLFTANIFVDDTPGLSIMELRTKARRLKSEHDIGMIVVDYLQLMSGGGKDFGTREQEIASISRGLKALAKDLNVPVVALSQLSRAVEQRGGDKRPQLSDLRESGCLRGDTLIPMADTGEREAIQDLVGQENRYVWALDQQTNKIVKSRVQNAFCTGKKPYFELSTRLGRSIHATANHKFLTINGWKRLDELEEGEHIALPREVRTESEIHWDRLSGINRVEGTAEVFDLTIEDHHNFLANDIIVHNSIEQDADVVTFLYRPEYYGIKTTPEGQSTTGLAEIIVGKQRNGPTGSVPLYFVEDYARFENLTKADESGPFGKGGRGGRGSGKGGESQNGAPEGPPPLGHDPGPDAGEDEDDDGNGGGDDEAPF; encoded by the coding sequence ATGGCCGCAGATAAAGCCTCTCAATACAACAACCGGTCCGAAAACGATGCCCTCGAACAACAGGGCCGGGTGCCTCCCCAGGCCACCGAAGTAGAGGAGGCCGTGCTGGGGGCCATGCTCATTGAGCACGAGGCTGCAACCGTCGCGCTCCAGATGCTTTCGTCAGGCGACTTCTACAAGCAGTCGCACCGCCATATTTTCGAGGTGCTGCACGACCTCTACGAGAAGGACAATCCGCTGGACCTGATCACCGTGGAGAACGAGCTGCGCGACCGTGGACTGCTCGACGCATGCGGGGGAACCGGCTACCTCTCGGAGCTGACCCGTTCGGTGAGTTCGGCCGCCAACATCGACTATCACGCGCAGATCATCGCGGAGAAGGCCACCAAGCGGAACCTCATCCTCAACTGCACCGACATCATCAAGGAGGCTTACGACAGCGCCTCCGATCCCTACGACGTGCTGGACCGCGCCGAGCAGCGCATCTTCGATCTCGCCAACGCCAAACACCGCGCCCAGGCCAAGCCCATCGGCGACGTACTGAAGGACACCCTATCCTACCTGGAGGACATCCGGGGCAAACCCTCGGGGGTGACGGGCGTGCCCACCGGCCTGGACATTGACAAGATGACGGCCGGCTGGCAGAACGGCGACATGATTATCATCGCCGCGCGCCCCTCCATGGGCAAGACGGCTTTCGTGCTGACCACCGCACGCAACGCCGCCCTCCACCAGGACCCCAAGCTGCAGACCAAGGTGGCCATCTTCTCCCTGGAGATGTCCAACCAGTCGCTGGTGCAGCGCCTTCTGACCATGGAGGCGCGCATCAACTCCCAGTCCGCCCGATCCGGACGGCTGAACGACGAGGAGTTCAAGCGGCTGATCGACGCTGCGGGGCGCCTCTTTACGGCCAACATCTTCGTGGACGATACGCCCGGGCTCAGTATCATGGAGCTTCGCACCAAGGCGCGGCGCCTGAAGAGCGAGCACGATATCGGGATGATTGTGGTGGACTACCTGCAGCTTATGTCGGGCGGCGGCAAGGATTTCGGCACACGCGAGCAGGAGATCGCATCCATCTCGCGGGGGCTGAAGGCCCTGGCCAAGGACCTGAACGTGCCCGTGGTGGCGCTTTCGCAGCTCAGCCGGGCTGTGGAGCAGCGCGGCGGGGACAAGAGGCCACAGCTGAGTGACTTGCGCGAGAGTGGTTGTCTGCGCGGCGATACGCTGATTCCCATGGCAGATACCGGGGAGCGCGAGGCCATCCAAGATCTCGTGGGACAAGAGAATCGCTACGTATGGGCCCTGGACCAGCAGACCAACAAGATTGTGAAATCCAGAGTGCAGAACGCTTTCTGTACGGGTAAAAAGCCCTATTTTGAACTCAGCACCCGACTTGGACGCAGCATACACGCCACCGCCAACCACAAGTTTCTCACCATCAATGGCTGGAAAAGGCTGGACGAGTTGGAGGAGGGCGAGCACATTGCACTGCCAAGGGAGGTTCGGACAGAAAGCGAGATCCATTGGGATCGTCTTTCGGGCATCAACAGAGTTGAGGGCACGGCCGAAGTGTTCGACCTCACTATAGAGGATCATCACAACTTTCTGGCCAACGATATCATCGTTCACAACTCTATCGAGCAGGACGCCGACGTGGTGACCTTTCTCTACCGCCCCGAGTACTACGGCATAAAGACCACGCCCGAGGGGCAGTCGACCACCGGCCTGGCAGAGATCATTGTGGGCAAGCAGCGTAACGGCCCGACGGGCTCGGTTCCGCTCTACTTCGTAGAGGATTACGCCCGCTTCGAGAATCTGACCAAGGCCGACGAATCCGGTCCCTTCGGCAAAGGCGGGCGTGGCGGCCGGGGTAGCGGCAAGGGCGGAGAATCGCAGAACGGCGCACCGGAGGGACCCCCTCCCCTGGGACACGATCCGGGGCCGGACGCGGGCGAGGACGAGGACGACGATGGCAACGGCGGCGGGGACGACGAGGCGCCTTTCTAG